The genomic window TTCATGGCACAGGGAAGTGCCTTAATCCTTTGCTAATCGCCCAACTTAAATCCCACCTCTCAAAGTGCAAGGAAAAACAACCTGGCACATTTCTTTGTGAGCTGAATCTCTCAAATCAGTCTCCCTTGTGAAAGCTTTTTTTGCAGAAGGAAGTCCAGTGTAATGTGTTATTTGGTTCCGTTAATTTACAGCCTGAGTTTAATGTCAGATTTGGAGACTCAAACACATGATTAGTTTATTTTAATCTACTGAATTGCTTTTTCATTGTGAGTACCATTTTTGGACTCTGGCAcaatgagaaaaaaatatttcaatgaGATACTAATGTAAAATGGTTCTGGAGAAAAATGAGTAATATTACTGAAATTAGAGACAAATCAAGAGACAAAAATTCCAAAAAGACCCCTGTGCACTTGGAATGTCTTTTGAATCTTATCAAATTTGAATTTATATAGAGTTCTGTTGAGATATGCTTTATGTTTCATCTCATTTCTCttatttttaaatctgctttTTGAACTCTTTAATGTGTTTCGGTGTAATCTTTGTGATTTTGTGAGCACTGAAATTCTCAAAATAAGCATGTGCTCAAAAATTGCAGGACAAAATGAACAAGTATGCAAGTCAAAGCCAACATCTCATTGGTAACTTGGAAGCACACCCTGCAAAGCACATTAAAATGCGTCCTTATTGAGGATCTTGTCCTCCAGTGTTTGTTCTCCTGTTCATGTCAGCAAAAACATGCCTTCCCATGCACCTAACATGCTTGTCTCAAGCCACTAGACACTCACATTGGAATATGGTGTTAATGAACAAAATCAAATGTGATGCCCATGATTTTACCTTATAACTTTTGTTATAGGGTGGCTTATAGATTCAGTAACTGTCTAACTACCCCACTCCGGCTGTTCCATCCATGTGACCGGACAGCAGATACACCCTATTCAAACATCCCACTCAAGAGTGGCTACAGAGCGGGAGAGGCTTGCTTTGCGGGTTCAGCAGGaagcttccttctctcttccaatGTTGTGCTTAAGGAGGAGATCAGTGGAGAGTATTGTTTGAACCAGAAGCCACTATCTATTGGCTTTAGCTGTGCTAAATGGCTCTCATGCCTCTTATCTGGAGGATGAAGAGGCAGCTACACCCTATGTTCAATAAAGAGCTTTGAGTCCAAGTGCTTTGGCGCAACATGAGTGGGATGACATCATGCAAGTGAAAAGACAAGAAAACCTGAGAGCACTAACGGGCAGCGGCTGGTGCTGCAGTAAAAGGCTGAGGTTGGCAGTGGAGGCCGCAAGCGGGTCGGCTCTTACCTGACCACCTGCAAAAATGACAGGGGTGGAGGCGGGCTTTGGGCGATAGGGAATGGTGGCACCTTTCGGTGGGGACTAGGAAAAGggacaaggagagggagagagaacattAGACCAGATTTCCTGAAATGTTAGTAAAAAGAATGTTAGAGAGCAACCAAACACATAAAGATCAAACCATGATCTGCACATGAATCTACGGTGCTAGGTATGAATGTACCGTGCCCCATGTCCAGACAACAGAGTAGCTAAATAATCACTTAACAGAAAAAAATGGTTCTGCCATgaataatatttagaatttatatattgctttagAGTGTTCAAAGTATCTCACATACCTCATCTTAGGAATCCTTCCAACAAACCTACAAAATCATCACTTTTAAGCCCATATTGAGATATAGCCATCCAGTGAATTCAAAACTGAGgtaagatttgaaccagggagTTCTGGTTCACAGGTTTGGCTTCTACACCTGTTCTTAGAAATTACATCTCCTAAAGCTTTTACTTTGAATTTATTTCAGCTTGATTCATTTTCACAGCTCTTTCACATCCATGGCAGGTCCACCTGGAAGAGCTGCGTTCTGTCTAATATAAGATGGGAACTTAGCAGGCCTTCAATACGTCAAAATTTGAGGACTACTGCAATGTAATCTATGCCTAGTCTACATTTCGCAACCCTATTCCACTCTTTGAACTAACTTTTGTGTGTTAGGGTGTACTAGAATATGTCAGAAGACCATTGTGATTTTGATGTGATTTTTAGGTGGTATACCCGTGTTCCATACATGCATAGAATTTCTGTAGCAACAAACTACAGACAACACAGTAAAATTACAGGATGTATACAAATGACGGAACCGTGAAAGTattcaatcatatatatatacacgaccggaggggatataatccataacatgtacaaatgtctcaaaagaggcaattaagaTTCCATTTGTATACATCCTAGAATTTCTGTAGGTCTGTGACTTTTAAGCAGTTAATTCTGTTTTCTACTTTATTATTCCATAAAATAGTAGTTTCTCACAGCCAGCTTTATGCTGAGATAGCACTGCATTGGAATTTTAATGTAGGCCCTTAAAAGGTGTCCCACAAGGGGGCACCTAGTGTGAGGTGCTCCATATCTATATTGGCTATTGGGAATCTGCTAAGTGGCCCTTTGCtcaggcaaaaatgcataaactTCGTCAAGGCCACTGAACTAAATGCCAAATGTGACTTTTGCAGTTCCAAGTCCCAATAATGCCTCCGTTAGTGAGAACTTAACACAGGTTCAGGTGTCAAACTTATTGCTAACGAGGGAATTGCACTGCTCCCTAGCTTCCTTTTAGCTATTTGACATAATATTTAGCCCTCTTCCCATTTGTGTTCCAAATCCAAAGAAtctctgccccttggcagaacataacgttaagtagggttgccatatttcaaaaagtgaaaatccagatgtaaaagatgttgagctttttctggCAAAAGTTTTaagtttttgtggggttttttttttaaaatggccaaAAAATCAACACCGCCAgtatgggctgccatatgcccgggttttccaggacattttaGCTGCTTTCTGAGAATTCCGTCCAGACACCGTTTTTGATGGAAGAATACCAGCTATGTTCAGGAAATTTTGgccgtatggcagccctacattaAGTCCGATAAAAGATGGGGGCTTGATTGATTTTACAATCAGACTGAATTCACTCTGTATTAGTGGAATGCATTTAGGTTCGCTGTCCTACGTCTTAGGGAGGGAGACACTAAATTACAAAGTGAAGATAAATTATTTGACAGTCTTTTCAATTCTTACTTACATATATCCTCTCCTCACCCTACTCCCCATCCAGGTAGGATGTGTAGAATGGCTCCACCTTTGAAATTCCATTAAATACACTACTGGTACAGAAATGACCAACACAGCTTACCAGTGGTAAACTAGAGATGCAGCACAGGAAGGGGCCATAGTTGCATGGCAGAGCACAACCTTTGCAGGCAAAAAAGTTCCCATATTCCTAAAACTAGCTCTTCAGTTTAAAAAGGCTCTTCAGAAAGCAGGTCTGGGAAAACCCTTGTCCTGCCTGAGGTCCTGGAGTGTTCCTAGGGGGTCTGTCAGTATAAGACATGCTTATAAGTTAAACTTTACAGGGCACAATGCTTAGTTTTTAATAGAGAAAAGTTAGGTAATTAAGCTGTTTTCTGCATATGATGGTGATAAACAGAAACTGTGGACAGGGTGGTCCAACATGTGGCCCTTGAGGCCTTTTTGGGCAGTCTTTGACAACATCTGACACCCCCTCCTGCAGTCCTTGTGGTGCCTCCCAAAGTAAGTGAGGTGCTAGACACGGTTCAGCTCCATTGCAAATCCTAGCTAGTGCTTCCCCACCTTTGGGAAGAtggtaggagggctctaggaccctgccagagccttgtacctcctccccaaagcctggTGCCTCATTTATCCACCTTTAGGGAGGCAGAATAAGGGCAGGGGGAGCATCACATTTGGGGCTCACTCTCTTCTGCCctcacttggtatgaaaagttggaccaccctgaaTTAGAAGAATAGCAGTGATGACCTTATTAATCTACTATTTCTCTGCTTGCTCCTCTGTTACTTTTGGTTTTctgaagcattattattattatttaattaaagtaCCATTGGCTTTCCATTCCATCTTTTATACATTCCTCAAGATATGCTCCACTTTGTATCCAACAAACAGGCATGTGGGGCACTGCAAGAAACTAGAATGACTACTTTGTTTGCTTTATGGCCGATGTCTTTATAGGTGGCTGGTTATTTTGCTTCAAGTCTTTTTGAAATAATTCATGTAATCTGCAGATGCCTTGAAACCATAATTAGTTGAATGCTTTAGCAAGCAAGAATCCATAACAATACCAAACGGTAACTGAATTACAAGAAAGGTACATTGTCCAAGTTttcagttgttggtttttttctgtATACTTTACCCCCATTGTTACAGACTGTACCTCCAGCATCACCACACAGATCTGTTTGACACATTGGATAATAGCATCGGGGGTCCCTGAAATGGTCACTGCCCTTTCTGTAGAGTTGGGCAGCATGTCCCCCGCAACTTGAACCTGAGCACCTGTAGACTGGAGAAGAGCAGGAAGgtagggagagaagaagaaaaaacaagtaAATATAGACCGACAGTTTGTTAGTCTTGTGCAAGCACTTAAAATTTGGCAGGAAATTCATGTGTGGTTCAAGAAGTGAAATCCAATTCCCCATTCGTTTTGTTAATTAGCACAGGCAAGATAAAAAATAAGGAACAATGTAAGATCTCTGGTATTAAAAATGACCCAATggaaatgttattgttttaaaaaagaaaaagtggaaaaCAAATTTGCTGCCTCAAATCTGTTATGGTAAGACCCACCCcactatatttttttctttttaaaagattgtcCTAATCCCCAAAGATCAGGGGGTATTTTTACCTTTCCACCCCCccatgcaaaaacaacaacaaatccccaAAGCTAAATTAAATGGGAGAATCTGCATAACCAGACTTTCCATCAGCCACCCTACAAAGCCTGTCTCTGCTTACCTCCCTGATTTCCTTAATCTTGGAGCCTCCTTTTCCAATCAGTGACCCACACTGGCTTGCAGGCACGACCAACCTTAACGTTACGGGTGGCTTACTGGTAGCTGTACTGTTGCTCATTGAGTTGATTATATCCTttgaacagaaagaaagaaaatgccttATGATGCAGGTGACAACGCTACCTTATTTAAAATGAGGCGGACATTTTGATGAGATTGTGAGTGAATAAACAGAATTGTTCTATTCCTGCTAAGTTGAGAAGGCAAGAAAGCACGCCTGCATACAAGGAAGAAGTGAATCTCTCAAAAGCTTATGAGATATTTGCTTGAATCTCCTGatttacaaataaatttattattatcgtAGATTGTAACTGCTATACAGTACATTTAGCACAATATCATAGAACTAGAAGATTAGAGAACTACACAAAATGTATCCTTCCTTCACCTCAAGCATATTTTGTATAGCTAGCCTCCTAAACAAATCAGTCCATACCATTTGCAAACTGGATTGAGAAGCACAACATACCTTGCAGGTGCCATACATCCCCtttcactgcctgaggcaaaatgggaaagtGCTGCCCTGTGTACCTGCcacttgccacccccacccccccaagcctCGCTTACCAGGGTCGCATAGTGGCAGCTTCTGGGTTCTGGCAGGATCTTGAAAGAGCTCTGTGAAATCTTGCGAGATTGCATGAGATTTCACAGGGCTTTCACAAGACTTCCCTGAAACCTGGAAGCCTCCACTGCAGTTGCTTTGTCAGCGGCACCTGCGTTGGTGCCCCTTGGATTCTACCGCCCAAGGTGGCTGCCTCCATCCTGTCAGGTGAGAGTGGGGTGTCTTCTCTAGCTAGAAGGTCTGCATTCGCTCCTGGGCTGATGGGTTAGTTTTGTGAAGacataacataacaaaataaTTTGCTTACCTCCTCAAATTTATAAGCAATCATGGCGAAAGCCTTGAAGATGGCATCAGTGGGGCCTGTTATGGTGACAATTCTCTCTGGACAATTTCCCTCAGAAATATTGATTCGTGCACCACTCTAGAAGGGGAGGACCACACTTTGTCATACATATAGTAATTACATATGATATATTATTTGCACCACATATTTATAAAATCAACACATGTGAAGTACACATGATGTCAAAGCTAATCTGCTTAAATAAATTTGTTAAAaattttttttccagtagcaccttagagaccaactaagtttgttcttggtatgagctttcatgtgcaagcaCACGATACCTGCTTAGTTATATTTCTTCAGATAATCTGCTTAGTTATATTTACTCATGTAATGT from Lacerta agilis isolate rLacAgi1 chromosome 1, rLacAgi1.pri, whole genome shotgun sequence includes these protein-coding regions:
- the PCBP3 gene encoding poly(rC)-binding protein 3 isoform X19; the encoded protein is MESKVSEGGLNVTLTIRLLMHGKEVGSIIGKKGETVKKMREESGARINISEGNCPERIVTITGPTDAIFKAFAMIAYKFEEDIINSMSNSTATSKPPVTLRLVVPASQCGSLIGKGGSKIKEIRESTGAQVQVAGDMLPNSTERAVTISGTPDAIIQCVKQICVVMLEVQSVTMGSPPKGATIPYRPKPASTPVIFAGGQVRADPLAASTANLSLLLQHQPLPAYTIQGQYAIPHPDQLTKLHQLAMQQTPFTPLGQTTPAFPGEKLPLHSSEEAQNLMGQSSGLDASPPASTHELTIPNDAA
- the PCBP3 gene encoding poly(rC)-binding protein 3 isoform X9 is translated as MESKVSEGGLNVTLTIRLLMHGKEVGSIIGKKGETVKKMREESGARINISEGNCPERIVTITGPTDAIFKAFAMIAYKFEEDIINSMSNSTATSKPPVTLRLVVPASQCGSLIGKGGSKIKEIRESTGAQVQVAGDMLPNSTERAVTISGTPDAIIQCVKQICVVMLESPPKGATIPYRPKPASTPVIFAGGQVRADPLAASTANLSLLLQHQPLPAYTIQGQYAIPHPDLTKLHQLAMQQTPFTPLGQTTPAFPGLDASPPASTHELTIPNDLIGCIIGRQGTKINEIRQMSGAQIKIANATEGSSERQITITGTPANISLAQYLINARLTSEVTGMGAL
- the PCBP3 gene encoding poly(rC)-binding protein 3 isoform X6, which gives rise to MESKVSEGGLNVTLTIRLLMHGKEVGSIIGKKGETVKKMREESGARINISEGNCPERIVTITGPTDAIFKAFAMIAYKFEEDIINSMSNSTATSKPPVTLRLVVPASQCGSLIGKGGSKIKEIRESTGAQVQVAGDMLPNSTERAVTISGTPDAIIQCVKQICVVMLEVQSVTMGSPPKGATIPYRPKPASTPVIFAGGQVRADPLAASTANLSLLLQHQPLPAYTIQGQYAIPHPDLTKLHQLAMQQTPFTPLGQTTPAFPGLDASPPASTHELTIPNDLIGCIIGRQGTKINEIRQMSGAQIKIANATEGSSERQITITGTPANISLAQYLINARLTSEVTGMGAL
- the PCBP3 gene encoding poly(rC)-binding protein 3 isoform X5 — encoded protein: MESKVSEGGLNVTLTIRLLMHGKEVGSIIGKKGETVKKMREESGARINISEGNCPERIVTITGPTDAIFKAFAMIAYKFEEDIINSMSNSTATSKPPVTLRLVVPASQCGSLIGKGGSKIKEIRESTGAQVQVAGDMLPNSTERAVTISGTPDAIIQCVKQICVVMLEVQSVTMGSPPKGATIPYRPKPASTPVIFAGGQVRADPLAASTANLSLLLQHQPLPAYTIQGQYAIPHPDQLTKLHQLAMQQTPFTPLGQTTPAFPGLDASPPASTHELTIPNDLIGCIIGRQGTKINEIRQMSGAQIKIANATEGSSERQITITGTPANISLAQYLINARLTSEVTGMGAL